The following proteins come from a genomic window of Microbacterium sp. JZ31:
- a CDS encoding alpha/beta fold hydrolase, whose amino-acid sequence MTENDAALAAADARDEFSFLPGQAAHLGVATPTARRVHAALADGRIVSALLFGESAPRVVLLHGAGLNAHTWDTTTLALGAPALVLDLPGHGDSSWREDADYRPRTLAPDAIRTIEEWADAPVVLVGHSLGGLTAAAVAAARPDLVAALLLVDITPGAAGGAGSAELRRFYEQTVFASREEVVERAMAFGLGGSLEDTRRGVFHNTRVLPAGPDGRSTVEWKHHFARLAHQALAAPAPAEASAPLVDATGWDDLAAVAAPVTLVRGTRGFVDDAAADDFARRLPSATVVTLDAPHNVQEVAPGALAALVSAHLDDAGTAGRPPSATPHPLAPHPTAAPDGTADDPTADAP is encoded by the coding sequence GTGACAGAGAACGACGCCGCCCTGGCCGCCGCCGACGCGCGCGATGAGTTCTCCTTCCTTCCCGGCCAGGCCGCCCACCTGGGTGTCGCGACGCCGACCGCGCGGCGCGTCCACGCCGCCCTCGCCGATGGCCGCATCGTCAGCGCCCTGCTCTTCGGCGAGAGCGCGCCGCGCGTCGTCCTGCTCCACGGCGCGGGCCTGAACGCCCACACGTGGGACACCACGACGCTGGCGCTCGGCGCACCGGCGCTCGTGCTCGACCTGCCGGGACACGGCGACTCGTCGTGGCGCGAGGACGCCGACTACCGCCCGCGCACGCTCGCGCCCGACGCGATCCGGACGATCGAGGAGTGGGCGGACGCACCCGTCGTGCTCGTGGGTCATTCCCTGGGCGGCCTGACCGCCGCGGCCGTCGCGGCCGCACGCCCCGATCTCGTCGCCGCGCTGCTGCTCGTGGACATCACCCCCGGCGCGGCCGGAGGCGCGGGCTCGGCCGAGCTGCGCCGCTTCTACGAGCAGACCGTGTTCGCCTCGCGCGAGGAGGTCGTCGAGCGCGCCATGGCCTTCGGCCTCGGCGGCTCGCTCGAGGACACCCGGCGCGGCGTGTTCCACAACACGCGCGTGCTTCCCGCCGGCCCGGACGGGAGGAGCACGGTGGAGTGGAAGCACCACTTCGCCCGGCTCGCGCACCAGGCCCTCGCCGCTCCCGCTCCGGCCGAGGCATCCGCGCCGCTCGTCGACGCGACGGGCTGGGACGACCTCGCGGCCGTCGCGGCCCCCGTCACGCTCGTGCGCGGCACGCGCGGCTTCGTCGACGATGCGGCCGCCGACGACTTCGCCCGCCGCCTTCCATCCGCGACGGTCGTGACGCTCGACGCCCCACACAACGTGCAGGAGGTCGCGCCGGGCGCGCTCGCCGCGCTCGTGTCGGCGCACCTGGACGATGCGGGGACCGCCGGGCGCCCGCCGTCCGCGACGCCCCACCCTCTTGCCCCGCATCCGACGGCCGCCCCCGACGGCACCGCAGACGACCCGACAGCGGACGCGCCCTGA
- a CDS encoding ABC transporter substrate-binding protein translates to MHRFPTRHPRRAAVAGVAAAVAVALAGCTSTPSEAPTGEPDPEATLRLGLVLEPENLDIRHTSGAAIEQILIDNVYEGLVTRTQENEIVASLAEDYEISEDGLTYTFTLADGVTFHDGGELTASDVVATYNEVRNDETLIGHAQLAHVTAVDAPDERTVVLTLDQPDQNLLFSLTGPAGLVFDEGDDTDLKTAANGTGPFTLENWTQGDGLTLARFDDYWGDAAGVSAVEISYIPDFTAGVNAALDGSLDVLTAVQPELSPQLDGQNGFTLTRGATTDKATLAFNNQREPLDDVRVREALRLAIDHDALIEAVGAGATQFGPIPALDPGYEDLSDVAPFDPERAQELLAEAGQEDLSLTLTIPSFYGTTVSTYLVSAFNDIGVDLKVDPVEFGTWLQDVYTNKDYDLSFVLHVEPRDFSNFADPDYYFGYDNAEVQELYAEAMATVDAEESAALLAQAARIVAEDHAADWLYTGETITAVGQGVTGFPVDSINSRIDLSAVTLATP, encoded by the coding sequence ATGCACCGCTTCCCCACCCGCCATCCGCGCCGCGCCGCCGTCGCCGGCGTCGCGGCCGCCGTCGCCGTCGCGCTCGCGGGGTGCACGTCGACGCCCAGCGAGGCGCCCACGGGCGAGCCGGACCCGGAGGCGACCCTCCGCCTGGGCCTCGTGCTCGAGCCCGAGAACCTCGACATCCGCCACACCTCCGGCGCCGCGATCGAGCAGATCCTGATCGACAACGTGTACGAGGGCCTCGTCACCCGCACGCAGGAGAACGAGATCGTCGCGTCGCTCGCCGAGGACTACGAGATCTCCGAGGACGGCCTCACGTACACGTTCACGCTCGCGGACGGCGTGACGTTCCACGACGGCGGCGAACTCACCGCCTCGGACGTCGTGGCCACCTACAACGAGGTGCGCAACGACGAGACGCTGATCGGTCACGCGCAGCTCGCGCACGTCACCGCGGTCGACGCCCCCGATGAGCGCACCGTGGTGCTGACACTCGACCAGCCCGACCAGAACCTGCTGTTCTCGCTCACGGGCCCCGCGGGCCTCGTGTTCGACGAGGGCGACGACACGGACCTGAAGACCGCCGCGAACGGCACGGGCCCGTTCACGCTCGAGAACTGGACCCAGGGCGACGGGCTCACGCTCGCACGCTTCGACGACTACTGGGGCGACGCGGCGGGGGTGTCCGCGGTCGAGATCAGCTACATCCCCGACTTCACGGCCGGCGTGAACGCCGCGCTCGACGGCAGCCTCGACGTCCTGACGGCCGTGCAGCCCGAGCTCTCCCCGCAGCTGGACGGCCAGAACGGCTTCACGCTCACGCGCGGCGCGACGACCGACAAGGCGACGCTCGCGTTCAACAACCAGCGCGAGCCGCTGGACGATGTGCGCGTGCGCGAGGCGCTGCGCCTCGCGATCGACCACGACGCGCTGATCGAGGCGGTGGGCGCGGGCGCGACGCAGTTCGGTCCGATCCCCGCGCTCGACCCGGGCTACGAGGACCTGTCCGACGTCGCGCCGTTCGACCCCGAGCGCGCCCAGGAGCTGCTGGCCGAGGCCGGCCAAGAGGACCTGTCGCTGACGCTGACGATCCCGTCGTTCTACGGCACGACCGTGTCGACGTATCTGGTGTCCGCATTCAACGACATCGGGGTGGACCTGAAGGTCGACCCCGTGGAGTTCGGCACGTGGCTGCAGGACGTCTACACCAACAAGGACTACGACCTCAGCTTCGTGCTGCACGTCGAGCCGCGGGACTTCTCGAACTTCGCCGACCCCGACTACTACTTCGGCTACGACAACGCCGAGGTGCAGGAGCTGTACGCCGAGGCGATGGCCACGGTCGACGCCGAGGAGTCGGCCGCGCTGCTGGCCCAGGCCGCGCGCATCGTCGCCGAGGACCACGCCGCCGACTGGCTGTACACGGGCGAGACGATCACGGCGGTCGGCCAGGGGGTGACGGGCTTCCCCGTCGACTCGATCAACTCGCGCATCGACCTCTCGGCCGTCACGCTCGCGACGCCGTGA
- a CDS encoding ABC transporter permease, with translation MIRYALTRLALLVVGLLVASALIFTVLRVLPGDVAQLIAGTQGSPEQIARIREELGLNRPLWEQYVAWIGGVVRGDLGTSMLTGSSVAGQLWEKAQVTVPLGLLAMLVALLIAVPFGVLSAVRRGRADGTAISVVSQALAAVPVVWAGMMLVVLFAVVLGWLPAQGFPRSGWSTPDLALRSLVLPALTIGIVEGAMLLRFVRSATLQAVGQDFVRTGAAKGLTRTQALIRHGLPSVGLSIVTVMGLQVAGIVVGAVVIELVFNLPGIGRMLATDVGSRDLVMVQGELLVLTGFVLLIGFVVDLVHHSIDPRQREA, from the coding sequence GTGATCAGATACGCGCTCACGCGCCTGGCCCTCCTCGTGGTCGGCCTGCTCGTGGCGAGCGCGCTCATCTTCACGGTGCTGCGGGTGCTGCCCGGCGACGTCGCCCAGCTCATCGCGGGCACGCAGGGCTCCCCCGAGCAGATCGCGCGCATCCGCGAGGAGCTCGGGCTGAACCGCCCGCTGTGGGAGCAGTACGTCGCCTGGATCGGCGGCGTCGTGCGCGGCGACCTCGGAACGTCGATGCTCACCGGGTCGTCCGTCGCGGGTCAGCTGTGGGAGAAGGCCCAGGTGACGGTGCCCCTCGGCCTGCTGGCGATGCTCGTCGCCCTGCTGATCGCCGTGCCGTTCGGCGTGCTGTCCGCCGTGCGCCGCGGGCGCGCGGACGGCACCGCCATCAGCGTCGTGTCGCAGGCCCTCGCAGCGGTCCCCGTGGTCTGGGCGGGGATGATGCTCGTCGTGCTGTTCGCGGTCGTGCTGGGCTGGCTGCCGGCCCAGGGCTTCCCGCGCTCGGGTTGGAGCACCCCGGATCTCGCCCTGCGCTCGCTCGTCCTCCCCGCCCTCACGATCGGGATCGTGGAGGGCGCGATGCTGCTGCGCTTCGTCCGCAGCGCCACGCTGCAGGCCGTGGGGCAGGACTTCGTGCGCACGGGCGCCGCGAAGGGGCTCACGCGCACGCAGGCGCTCATCCGCCACGGCCTGCCGTCCGTGGGCCTGTCGATCGTGACCGTGATGGGGCTGCAGGTCGCGGGGATCGTCGTCGGGGCGGTCGTGATCGAGCTCGTGTTCAACCTGCCGGGGATCGGCCGCATGCTCGCGACCGACGTCGGATCACGCGACCTGGTGATGGTGCAGGGCGAGCTGCTCGTGCTGACGGGCTTCGTGCTGCTGATCGGCTTCGTCGTCGACCTCGTGCACCACTCGATCGATCCCAGGCAGCGGGAGGCATGA